Proteins found in one Carcharodon carcharias isolate sCarCar2 chromosome 8, sCarCar2.pri, whole genome shotgun sequence genomic segment:
- the LOC121281550 gene encoding trypsin inhibitor ClTI-1-like, with protein sequence MERTKSFLIAALVAFIFADMSKAININEETEQPACDKYILPACAKNYAPVCGTDGNTYSNECLMCIEIKQRKANIRITKRAEC encoded by the exons ATGGAGAGAACAAAGTCTTTCCTCATTGCTGCCCTCGTGGCATTCATTTTTGCTG ATATGTCCAAAGCTATTAATATTAATGAAGAAACTGAACAG CCAGCCTGTGATAAATACATTTTGCCAGCATGTGCGAAGAATTATGCTCCTGTCTGTGGCACAGATGGCAATACATACTCCAATGAGTGTTTGATGTGTATTGAGATCAA GCAAAGAAAAGCCAACATCCGTATAACGAAACGAGCAGAATGTTAA